The following are from one region of the Aspergillus luchuensis IFO 4308 DNA, chromosome 4, nearly complete sequence genome:
- a CDS encoding uncharacterized protein (COG:K;~EggNog:ENOG410PRVF;~InterPro:IPR004827;~PFAM:PF00170;~go_function: GO:0003700 - DNA-binding transcription factor activity [Evidence IEA];~go_process: GO:0006355 - regulation of transcription, DNA-templated [Evidence IEA]) — translation MQPTLAPAPHPSMQTSAQDHADQVLHDQLLAAHQHLSHPQQARPQGPTAQPPHMQPNTTSPRDQNNIDPAISGAAMLSGPPQTPPQPEPTGQESPKTYGKRPLSTSKRAAQNRAAQRAFRQRKESYIRKLEEQVKEFDNTNETMKQLQAENYQLREYIINLQSRLLDSQGEVPELPGNIDLNQPRNDISVPPPGAPAATGPAPGPGGAPQQMQVPNPGAASNEDMNSLNRIAVAGLGMRKHPNEEANFLGNNFQARRPRNDDGQPDGSDATKTEPGHGLPVVS, via the exons ATGCAGCCCACACTAGCCCCAGCGCCGCATCCAAGTATGCAAACGTCTGCTCAG GACCATGCGGATCAGG TGCTGCATGACCAGCTCCTGGCTGCTCACCAACATCTGTCGCACCCACAGCAGGCACGCCCGCAAGGTCCGACCGCGCAGCCTCCGCATATGCAACCCAACACCACTAGCCCTCGAGACCAGAACAACATCGACCCTGCCATCTCCGGCGCTGCAATGCTCAGTGGTCCCCCTCAGACTCCTCCCCAGCCAGAGCCTACGGGCCAGGAATCCCCCAAGACATATGGCAAGCGACCGCTGTCGACTTCCAAGCGCGCTGCCCAGAACCGGGCCGCACAG AGAGCTTTCCGTCAGCGCAAGGAGAGCTATATTCGCAAGCTGGAGGAGCAGGTGAAGGAATTTGATAACACAAACGAGACTATGAAGCAGCTGCAAGCCGAGAACTACCAGCTCCGTGAATATATCATCAACCTGCAATCGCGCTTGTTGGACTCTCAGGGCGAGGTTCCCGAGCTGCCTGGCAACATTGATCTGAACCAGCCACGCAATGATATCTCCGTTCCTCCGCCGGGGGCTCCGGCGGCCACCGGTCCCGCGCCCGGTCCTGGTGGTGCACCGCAGCAAATGCAAGTCCCCAACCCCGGTGCTGCCTCGAACGAAGACATGAACTCGCTGAATCGCATCGCGGTTGCTGGCCTGGGAATGCGCAAGCACCCCAATGAGGAGGCTAACTTCCTGGGGAACAACTTCCAGGCTCGTCGCCCGCGCAATGACGACGGACAGCCCGATGGGTCTGACGCCACGAAAACGGAGCCTGGTCACGGGTTGCCCGTTGTATCATGA
- a CDS encoding anoctamin family protein (COG:D;~EggNog:ENOG410PINZ;~InterPro:IPR007632;~PFAM:PF04547;~TransMembrane:8 (i64-84o90-114i168-195o207-233i254-275o317-338i453-478o490-511i)) — MITVPKEAGGAGITPKHGEWKCVDAIFPLHDEAMNKQCMKDWSQKTFLSADDLDQIRNTFGENVGFYFAFLQSYFRFLMFPAVFGFSCWLLLGSFSIIYAVVNSLWCIIFIEYWKRQEEDLSCRWQTKGVSVVRPKRREFKPEREVQDESTGEVRGVFPATRRMYRQLLIVPFALLSAVALGVIIATCFAIEIFISEVYNGPLKTYLVFIPTILLSALIPTMSSVLVSIATKLNDYENYETQPAYDVALTQKVFIINFITSYLPIILTAFVYVPFASRIVPYLDVFHLTVRPFVSKEDASSRRTEFSIDPDRLRKQVIYFTVTAQAVNFAMETIVPMLKQRLSREYKQYNRRKQGKIETEDGTEAKKEALFDDHPDETKFLTRVRNEADLEDYDVTEDLREMCIQFGYLALFSPVWPLVPVSFLVNNWVELRSDFFKICMECKRPWPQRADTIGPWLESLGFLSWVGSITSSALLYMFSNGHEGPNGEPTGIRGWALLLTIVFSEHIYLMVRYAIRAAMAKLEPPNAKKERTERYLMRKRYLESTIAARSSDDEGDEQGPDQSMEVPDITRKSLEEDAREWSTHDIDPAERFWMRQKGWKESAHVGATIIKTLATEPTVKKEQ; from the exons ATGATCACTGTCCCTAAAGAAGCAGGTGGCGCTGGTATCACACCGAAACATGGCGAATGGAAATGTGTCGATGCGATCTTCCCGCTGCATGATGAGGCCATGAATAAACAGTGCATGAAGGACTGGAGCCAGAAGACGTTTTTGTCGGCTGATGATTTGGATCAGATACGCAATACGTTCGGAGAGAAT GTCGGCTTTTACTTCGCATTCCTACAGTCATACTTTAGGTTCCTCATGTTCCCTGCCGTATTCGGTTTCTCTTGCTGGCTGCTCCTCGgatccttctccatcatATATGCGGTTGTGAATAGCTTGTGGTGTATCATTTTCATCGAGTACTGGAAGCGCCAGGAGGAGGATCTGAGCTGTCGTTGGCAAACAAAGGGCGTCTCGGTTGTGCGGCCCAAGAGACGCGAGTTCAAGCCCGAAAGGGAAGTTCAGGATGAAAGCACTGGTGAGGTCAGGGGGGTATTCCCCGCGACCAGGCGGATGTATAGACAACTGCTGATTGTCCCGTTCGCCTTGCTTTCCGCGGTTGCATTGGGTGTCATCATCGCCACATGCTTTGCCATTGAGATCTTCATCTCGGAGGTATACAATGGTCCACTGAAGACCTACTTG GTCTTCATTCCCACCATTCTGCTCTCGGCTCTCATCCCAACGATGAGCTCGGTCCTGGTGTCGATCGCTACGAAGCTCAATGACTACGAGAACTACGAGACGCAGCCTGCATACGATGTGGCTCTGACGCAGAAGGTGTTCATTATCAACTTTATCACCTCGTATCTGCCAATCATTCTCACAGCCTTTGTCTACGTACCTTTCGCGAGCCGGATCGTGCCGTACCTTGATGTCTTCCATCTGACTGTTCGGCCGTTCGTGTCGAAGGAAGACGCAAGCTCACGGAGGACAGAATTTAGCATTGACCCGGACCGTCTGCGCAAGCAGGTGATCTACTTCACCGTCACAGCCCAAGCTGTCAACTTTGCCATGGAGACCATTGTGCCTATGCTGAAGCAGCGCCTTTCCCGCGAATACAAGCAATACAACCGCAGAAAGCAAGGAAAGATCGAGACCGAGGATGGCACCGAGGCCAAGAAAGAGGCATTGTTCGACGACCACCCCGACGAGACCAAGTTCCTGACCCGGGTACGCAACGAAGCCGACTTGGAGGACTACGACGTGACTGAAGACCTGCGAGAGATGTGCATCCAGTTCGGATATCTGGCCTTGTTCTCTCCTGTCTGGCCTCTCGTCCCCGTCTCCTTCCTGGTCAACAACTGGGTGGAGCTTCGGTCCGATTTCTTCAAGATCTGCATGGAGTGCAAGAGACCCTGGCCGCAGCGCGCCGATACCATTGGACCCTGGCTGGAAAGCCTCGGCTTCCTGTCGTGGGTCGGCAGCATCACCAGCTCCGCCCTTCTCTACATGTTCAGCAACGGCCATGAAGGCCCGAACGGCGAGCCTACCGGTATCCGCGGATGGGCTCTGCTGCTGACGATCGTCTTCTCCGAGCACATCTACCTCATGGTTCGGTATGCCATCCGCGCCGCCATGGCCAAACTGGAGCCCCCGAACGCCAAGAAGGAGCGTACGGAGCGGTACCTTATGCGCAAGCGGTACTTGGAGTCGACGATCGCGGCGCGCAGCAGTGATGACGAAGGGGATGAGCAGGGGCCGGATCAATCCATGGAAGTGCCTGATATTACGCGGAAGTCATTGGAAGAGGATGCTCGTGAGTGGTCGACTCACGACATTGACCCGGCGGAACGGTTCTGGATGCGACAGAAGGGTTGGAAAGAGTCGGCGCATGTTGGGGCCACTATTATCAAGACGCTGGCGACTGAGCCcacggtgaagaaggagcaaTGA
- a CDS encoding GNAT family N-acetyltransferase (COG:E;~EggNog:ENOG410QEC3;~InterPro:IPR016181,IPR000182;~PFAM:PF13508,PF13673,PF08445,PF00583;~go_function: GO:0008080 - N-acetyltransferase activity [Evidence IEA]) has protein sequence MSDQPTIRLATPEDVPIIHQFICELADYEKALHEVEATHESLLETLSFPDSPPKRGSVYTALITPPATAENPTPKPVGMALFFYNYSTWRAAPGIYLEDLYVQPSARGNGYGFKLLKYLAAKVLEIKGRRLEWSVLKWNEPSIKFYEQVGAKAMDEWTKMMMEGPALNKLAEGL, from the exons ATGTCTGACCAGCCTACTATTCGCCTTGCGACTCCTGAGG ATgtccccatcatccaccagttCATCTGCGAGCTGGCAGATTATGAAAAAGCCCTGCACGAAGTAGAGGCCACCCACGAGTCCCTCCTTGAAACCTTGTCCTTCCCCGACAGCCCGCCCAAGCGTGGCTCTGTGTACACCGCGCTTATTACCCCTCCTGCGACGGCGGAGAACCCCACACCCAAGCCTGTCGGCATggcgctcttcttctacaaCTACTCTACGTGGCGCGCAGCTCCGGGTATTTACCTTGAGGATCTGTATGTTCAGCCTAGTGCTCGGGGTAATGGTTACGGCTTCAAGTTGCTCAAGTACCTTGCCGCCAAGGTACTGGAGATCAAGGGAAGACGTCTCGAGTGGAGTGTGCTGAAGTGGAATGAGCCCAGCATCAAGTTCTATGAGCAGGTTGGGGCTAAAGCCATGGATGAGTGGaccaagatgatgatggagggtcCGGCGTTGAACAAGTTGGCGGAGGGATTGTGA